In Candidatus Omnitrophota bacterium, the genomic stretch TTTATTGGCAGGGGAAGAAGAAGGAATCGATCGAGGCTTATAATAACGCCATAAGGCTTAAACCGGATTCTCCCCTGGGGTACTGGTTTATGGCCAATATCCTTTACCTCGACAACCAGACGAAGAAAGCCATAGGATTCTACAAGAAGGCCGCCGAATTAATTCCGTCTAACGCTGCTTATTGGCTTACGCTAGGTAACGCCTATCAGAAGGATAAGGATTTCAAGGAAGCGGAGGGGGCGTATAAAAAGGCCCTTGCGGCGTATCCCGCTTTCTTTGAGGCCAGGATAAACCTGGGCACCGTTTATTATAAACAAGGCAGGATTAAGGACGCGTTCAAGGAATACCAAGAGGCCCTAAGGCTTGACCCGGAAAGCCCCGAGGCTTATTATAATATCGGGAACGTCAGCGCCGCGATCGGTAAGACCGAAGAAGCCAAAGATTTCTGGAGAGAGGCACTTAAAAGGGACCCTAACCACGAGGGCGCGAAAAAGAAACTCGAAAAGTCCGGCGGTAAGAAGTAACCAACTTGTTGACAAACGGTCAGTTATGTAATAAAATCTAGGTTTACATAAAAAGGAAATACTAAAATGGAACAGAAGACCTTGGTAGTGATCAAGCCCGACGGCCTGAAGAAGTCCCTGACAGGGAACATCCTTACGCGGTTGTCGGAAACAAAGCTCGAGATCGTCGCGGCAAAGATAATCCGGGTAAGCAGGGAGTTGGCGGTAGAACATTATAAGCACATGAAGGACAAGCCGTTCTTCGAGGACCTTGTAAAATACATACAGGGCGAGCTGCACGAAAGGCGCAAGGTTATGGCCATGGTCTACTGGGGCGACGACGCCATAAATAAAGTAAGAAAGCTTGCCGGCGCCACAAATCCCGAAGAGGCCGACCCGACCACCATCCGCGGTTCGTACGGCCGCATAACCACAAAAGGCCTTTACGAGAACGTCATACATACCTCCTCGAACGAGGAGGAGGCCGAACGCGAGATAAAACTCTGGTTCGAGCCGGATGATATTATAGTGGACCTCTATTCCACCAAATTTGTAACGCTTACCAATATAACAAAAAGAGTTTGGGAAAAATGATAATCCGCTCCGAAGAGATCACCGTAAACAGTTTCCTCGATATCTTCAAGAAGATAGTCAGGAAGAAAGAGGCCGCCGGTATAACCGCCGTCCAGAACAACCCCACGGACCTTTTCGAAAGGGCCAAATCTTACGGTACCCGTTATAAGAACGACAGTTGGGGATGGACGTCCAATATTTGGAACCGCAGTGCGGCCGGGACCGTTGTCGTCGAGAAAGAAGAGGACCTGCGACTCGAGCACACCCAACTCATGCAGCGCGTCCTCGAGCAGATATTATGCAAACCTATGGTCCAGGTCGACGCTAACCTCGGCCAGCCCGGCTCGAAGGCGGAGATGAAATGCCGCCTTTTCATCGATCCCCAATTCCCCGACATCGGTTACCGCTGGAAAGAATTGAATTTTGCCGGCGACCCGGCAAAAGAACCGGATGCGACGCTTTTTTGTATACCGCATTATCTTGAAAACCCCAATGTCCCGGGCGGACATGAAATGTTGAGGGTGATCAGGTTCCCTAACCACTCATATACTATTGTTACCGCGAGCTCTTACCAGGGAGAGGTGAAGAAAGGCTTCCTTTCCCATTGGATATACCACGTCTACAGGAAAGGCGGGACCGGTGAGCATGCCAGCCTGAAGGAATTTACCGCGAAGCGCGCGGACGGAAAAAGCAAAAGGATAATCATGGCCCTCTGGGGCCTTACCGGAAGCGGAAAATCGACTCACGGAATGTATACCATAAACAGCCACACCGCCCCGGCTTTTAAAGAAAAATTCGGCATCGACATTTCAAAATATATAACCGAGCAAGTAATAAAGAATGATGACGTTATTGGTGTCTTCGAGGATTGTGTGGTCAGCCCGGAAAAGGGAGCATGGACCAAGACTGAAGACCTCGACGAGAGACAAGAAGCGATGTTCAAGGCCGTCTCCTCCCCGCGGGCGTTGCACGAGAATACCGAGTGGGACGAAAAGGGCAACATAAGTTTTGCCGGAAAACTTTTCCAGTACCACGGCAAACCCAACCAGAACGCGAGGACGGTCCTGATGATCGAGGATACCGGTTATTACGACGGCAGCGTCGATTCGAGCGGCCCGCTTAACATGGCGGTCTTCATCAGCCCCGGATATATATCCGATTATGCCTGGCTCAAGTTGAGCGATCCCGCTTTTGCGGCAAAGGTGCTCGCTGACGGCCGCACGACCGGCCATCCGGCCCAGAGCAGGAAAGGCGTGGGCGAGGAGAAATACGAATCGAGATATTGCCTTCCTTTCACGATGGGCGTAGGGAATGCCGCGCACGTGAAAAGATTCCACGATTTTATTAAAAAAAGAGAGAAGACTGATAACCCGCTCGAGGTTTACCAGATCAGCACCACCGGCAGGGTCGGCGCGCACTACGATTGGGTAGAAGTGCAACTCGG encodes the following:
- a CDS encoding nucleoside-diphosphate kinase; translation: MEQKTLVVIKPDGLKKSLTGNILTRLSETKLEIVAAKIIRVSRELAVEHYKHMKDKPFFEDLVKYIQGELHERRKVMAMVYWGDDAINKVRKLAGATNPEEADPTTIRGSYGRITTKGLYENVIHTSSNEEEAEREIKLWFEPDDIIVDLYSTKFVTLTNITKRVWEK
- a CDS encoding phosphoenolpyruvate carboxykinase (ATP), coding for MIIRSEEITVNSFLDIFKKIVRKKEAAGITAVQNNPTDLFERAKSYGTRYKNDSWGWTSNIWNRSAAGTVVVEKEEDLRLEHTQLMQRVLEQILCKPMVQVDANLGQPGSKAEMKCRLFIDPQFPDIGYRWKELNFAGDPAKEPDATLFCIPHYLENPNVPGGHEMLRVIRFPNHSYTIVTASSYQGEVKKGFLSHWIYHVYRKGGTGEHASLKEFTAKRADGKSKRIIMALWGLTGSGKSTHGMYTINSHTAPAFKEKFGIDISKYITEQVIKNDDVIGVFEDCVVSPEKGAWTKTEDLDERQEAMFKAVSSPRALHENTEWDEKGNISFAGKLFQYHGKPNQNARTVLMIEDTGYYDGSVDSSGPLNMAVFISPGYISDYAWLKLSDPAFAAKVLADGRTTGHPAQSRKGVGEEKYESRYCLPFTMGVGNAAHVKRFHDFIKKREKTDNPLEVYQISTTGRVGAHYDWVEVQLGDKKVKLPKTKFEEIGGKIRPVGGTGPTIEETELFLFQAARGAVKYEPHPIWKDKVLVPVEVEGLSKERLKEMNPFHYRSAAEMKRLLKAQILTSKFYLEQQCPGLSKNIFNAMDF